Part of the Crossiella cryophila genome, GGATCTCCGGCGGCAGCGCCAGATAGGCCGGGTCGAAGCCGCCGAGGATGGTCCTCGGCGACTCGACCAGGTTGACCACCTCGTCCAGCACACCGAAGTCCGGCACACCGCCGACCTGCTCGGCAAGTGCGGTGGCGGCCTCGACGATCAGCTCTCGGCGTTCCGCGGCGTCGGCGATCACGTTGTGCTGCTTGAGGAAATCAAGGTAACCGGTGGCCTCGGGCACCTCGACCACCGGCAGCGGCGCGTTCCGGAGTACCCGGGTGGTCCGGCCACCGGCCACTGTGGACACTGCCAGGGGGATCGTGGTGTCGCCGAGCAGGGCGAGCAGCCAGCGGATCGGGCGGGCGAAGGAGAGCGCGGGATCGTGCCAGCGCATGTTCTGCTCGGACCGCAACTCGCCGACCAGGTGGGCCAGCAACTCGCTCAGCACGGTCACCACACCCCGGCCGGGCTCGATCCGGCGCACACCGACGTGCTCGCCGATCCGTTCCAGCGCCTCGACCGGCACACCCTGGCCTCGGGCGAAACCCAGTGCGGCCTTGGTCGGCACACCGTCCACATAGGACCGGCCAAGGCCGGGGCCGCGGACGGTGCGTTCGGCGTCGGTCTCCCGCGGCGCGACCTCCGCCACCACGGCCACGATCCGGCGCGGGGTGCCGTGCACCCGGATCTCGCCGTGCGCCAACCGGGTCGCGCCGAGCCGCCTGGTCAGCGCGTCCCGGACCGCGGCGACCGTGCGGGTCACCTCGGCCGGGGGCAGTTCCTCCACGCCGATCTCGAACACCAGCGTCGCCGGGTCGGTGATCTCCGGCAGCACCTCGGGCAGCGTGGCGGGTGGCGGGAACGCAGTCATGCCAAGGGGATGGCCGAGTTCGGCGCGGCGCTCGGCCCACAGCTGGGCTACCTCGCGGGCCAGCGCGCGCATCCGGCCGAAGTACTGGGCGCGTTCGGTGGCGCTGACCGCACCGCGCGCGTCGAGCACGTTGAACAGGTGCGAGCAGCGCAGCACGCAGCCGTGCGCGGGCACCGGCAGCCGCCGGTCGAGCAGGCGGCGGGCCTCGGCGGCCTGGGCCTCGAACAGCTCCCTGGTCATCGGCACGTCGGCCTCGTCCAGGTAGTAGCGGCTCAGCTCGTACTCGGCCTGGCCGAACGCCTCGCCGTAGCTGATGCCCGGCGCGTAGGCGATGTCCTTGAAATGGTCGACGCCCTGCACCGCCATCATGATCCGCTCGACGCCGTAGGTGATCTCCACCGACACCGGGTCCAGGGACTGGCCGCCCGCCTGCTGGAAGTAGGTGAACTGGGTGATCTCCAGGCCGTCCAGCCACACCTCCCAGCCCAGGCCCCAGGCGCCCAGCGCGGGCGAGGCCCAGTTGTCCTCCACGAACCGGATGTCGTGCGCGGCCACGTCCACGCCGATCGCGGCCAGGCTGCCCAGGTACAGCTCCTGTGCGTGACCGGGATCGGGCTTGAGCAGCACCTGGAACTGGGTGTGGGTCTGCAGCCGGTTGGGGTTCTCGCCGTAGCGCGCGTCGTCCGGGCGCACGCTGGGTTCCACATAGGACACTCGCCACGGTTCGGGGCCGAGCACCCGCAGGATGGTGGCCGGGTTCATGGTTCCGGCGCCGACCTCGGAGTTGACCGGCTGGACGACCAGGCAGCCCTGGCCCGTCCAGTAGTTCGTCAACGCCAGCAACACGTCCTGCATGGTCGGCATCGCCCGAGTCTAGGCTCGGGCCACCGCGGCGACATCCGATTTACAGGTCTCGCCGGTAGCAGCGGGACAGTTCTGAACCGACGTAGACGCCGAAGTTCTCGATCGGCCGGTAGCCCTCGCGCTCGTAGAAGCGCATCGCGTCCGGCTGCGCGGTCCCGGTCTCCAGCAACAGGGTGCGCAGTCCGCGCCGCCTGGCCTCGTTCTCCAGCGCCCGCAGCACCGCCACCGCCACCCCGCTGCCGCGTGCCGACGGCGTCACGTACATCCGCTTGATCTCCACCGAGTCCGGCCCCAGCAAACGCAGCGCGCCACAGCCGACCGCCTGCCCGTCGGCATCCCTGGCCAGCAGGAACACCTCGATGTCAGCCGCCGAGGGCGGGGTGCCCGGCTCGTGGTTGTCGATGCCGTAGCGGGCGTCCAGCTCCTCCTGCTGCGCCTTGCGCAACACCGCCCCCTCCGGATCCGCCCAGCTCACCTCGGTCACCTGGAAGGTCATCAGCCACCCCTCTCGTCGTAACA contains:
- a CDS encoding glycine--tRNA ligase → MPTMQDVLLALTNYWTGQGCLVVQPVNSEVGAGTMNPATILRVLGPEPWRVSYVEPSVRPDDARYGENPNRLQTHTQFQVLLKPDPGHAQELYLGSLAAIGVDVAAHDIRFVEDNWASPALGAWGLGWEVWLDGLEITQFTYFQQAGGQSLDPVSVEITYGVERIMMAVQGVDHFKDIAYAPGISYGEAFGQAEYELSRYYLDEADVPMTRELFEAQAAEARRLLDRRLPVPAHGCVLRCSHLFNVLDARGAVSATERAQYFGRMRALAREVAQLWAERRAELGHPLGMTAFPPPATLPEVLPEITDPATLVFEIGVEELPPAEVTRTVAAVRDALTRRLGATRLAHGEIRVHGTPRRIVAVVAEVAPRETDAERTVRGPGLGRSYVDGVPTKAALGFARGQGVPVEALERIGEHVGVRRIEPGRGVVTVLSELLAHLVGELRSEQNMRWHDPALSFARPIRWLLALLGDTTIPLAVSTVAGGRTTRVLRNAPLPVVEVPEATGYLDFLKQHNVIADAAERRELIVEAATALAEQVGGVPDFGVLDEVVNLVESPRTILGGFDPAYLALPPEILTTVMRKHQRYLAVRDAEGALLPHFLAVANGDCVPEVVRAGNEAVLRARYEDAAFFWRADLTRTPDSFRADLAALTFADRLGSMADRADRIAAVATDLAAETPVDRDVLRRAGELAKFDLATQLVVELPALAGVMARDYARRAGESEAVAQALFDLELPRTATDDLPATTPGALLALADRFDLLVGLFSVGAAPTGSSDPFGLRRAALGILAILRARPELPLTLDDGLRAAARHLRTDRPVGARDFLLRRYEQQLLDAGHDHRRVAAVLPLAEAPATADATLRELAELSADPGFADLVAALQRVRRIVPPGTAAEYDPARLTEPAEIALHEAASTLPPATGLADFARTATVLIDPVTRFFDEILVLVEDPAVRATRLGLLASIRDRADRVLDWSAL
- a CDS encoding GNAT family N-acetyltransferase produces the protein MTFQVTEVSWADPEGAVLRKAQQEELDARYGIDNHEPGTPPSAADIEVFLLARDADGQAVGCGALRLLGPDSVEIKRMYVTPSARGSGVAVAVLRALENEARRRGLRTLLLETGTAQPDAMRFYEREGYRPIENFGVYVGSELSRCYRRDL